A single window of Zea mays cultivar B73 chromosome 10, Zm-B73-REFERENCE-NAM-5.0, whole genome shotgun sequence DNA harbors:
- the LOC100275158 gene encoding Photosynthetic NDH subunit of subcomplex B 1, chloroplastic-like, which translates to MQTPTMSTSMATTAPAKPPAPPRQCCRYLLLPSTGHRRSVAAWSAKKKNPWLDPFDDGPDEEFDYQGMFSGGKQEEDPRPPEDPENPYGFLRFPQGYNPELDSLASKVRGDVRRACCVVSGGVYENVLFFPVVQMLKDRYPGVLVDVVASARGKQVYEMCKNVRYANVYDPDDDWPEPAEYTHMLGVLKNRYYDLIISTRLAGIGHALFLFMSSARDKVGYVYPNVNSVGAGLFLNEMFKAPTNNLADGGYHMYKDMLEWIGRPAKNVPQQPTQPLRVSISKKLRAYVEDKYSRAGVEKGKYVVIHGIASDSVANMKSRGDDDCLLPLGHWAQIAKEISSGDRGLKPLFVIPHEKHRDEIEEEVGDDTSILFITTPGQLTCLINDSAGVVATNTAAVQLANARDKPCVALFSSAEKARLFLPYVEGKSSCTVISSATGNLIDIDLNAVKNVVKDLEPAPSFALAQK; encoded by the exons ATGCAGACGCCGACCATGTCGACGTCCATGGCCACCACGGCGCCAGCGAagccccccgcgccgccgcggCAATGCTGCAGGTACCTCCTCCTCCCCTCCACCGGCCACCGCCGGAGCGTGGCGGCATGGTCTGCCAAAAAGAAGAACCCGTGGCTGGACCCGTTCGACGATGGGCCCGACGAGGAGTTCGATTACCAGGGCATGTTCTCCGGCGGGAAGCAGGAGGAAGACCCGCGGCCGCCCGAGGACCCTGAGAACCCGTACGGGTTCCTGAGGTTCCCGCAGGGCTACAACCCGGAGCTGGACAGCCTCGCCTCCAAGGTCCGCGGCGACGTGCGGCGCGCGTGCTGCGTCGTGTCGGGCGGCGTGTACGAAAACGTGCTTTTCTTCCCCGTCGTGCAGATGCTCAAGGACCGGTACCCCGGCGTGCTGGTGGACGTGGTGGCGTCGGCCAGGGGCAAGCAGGTGTACGAGATGTGCAAGAACGTCAGGTACGCTAACGTCTATGACCCCGACGACGACTGGCCGGAGCCCGCCGAATACACGCACATGCTCGGCGTCCTAAAG AATAGGTACTATGATCTGATCATCTCCACGAGGCTGGCGGGGATCGGGCACGCGCTCTTCCTTTTCATGTCGTCGGCGCGCGACAAGGTCGGCTACGTTTACCCCAACGTCAACAGCGTCGGCGCGGGCCTCTTCCTCAACGAGATGTTCAAGGCGCCGACTAACAACCTCGCCGACGGCGGGTACCACAT GTATAAAGACATGCTGGAGTGGATCGGCCGGCCGGCGAAGAACGTTCCCCAGCAGCCGACACAGCCGCTGCGGGTGTCCATCTCCAAGAAGCTACGGGCGTACGTGGAGGACAAGTATAGCCGCGCCGGCGTGGAGAAGGGCAAGTACGTCGTCATCCACGGCATCGCCTCTGACTCCGTCGCCAACATGAAGTCCAGAGGCGACGACGACTGCCTTCTTCCCCTCGGGCACTGGGCTCAGATAGCCAAGGAAATCAG CTCCGGCGACAGGGGGCTCAAGCCTCTGTTCGTGATCCCTCATGAGAAGCACAGAGATGAAATCGAGGAGGAGGTGGGGGACGACACAAGCATCCTGTTCATCACCACCCCAGGCCAG CTCACCTGCCTCATCAACGACTCTGCCGGCGTCGTCGCGACCAATACCGCTGCCGTGCAGCTCGCCAACGCCCGCGACAAGCCATG TGTGGCGTTGTTCTCGTCGGCAGAGAAGGCAAGGCTGTTCCTGCCATACGTGGAGGGCAAGAGCAGCTGCACCGTCATATCTTCGGCGACGGGGAACCTGATCGACATCGACCTCAACGCGGTGAAGAATGTGGTGAAGGACTTGGAGCCCGCTCCCAGCTTCGCATTGGCACAGAAGTAG